In Clostridium sp. JN-1, one genomic interval encodes:
- a CDS encoding ParA family protein, with amino-acid sequence MKIVSIFNQKGGVGKTTTSINLSSYLAIQGYKVLDIDIDPQGNTTSGLGFDKAAIEESIYDVLTSDIELDDVIRKCELIDNFYAAPSNMELAGAEVELINKNERESILKKKINNLKQEFDFIFIDCPPSLGLLTINALTCSNSVLIPIQCEFYALEGVGQLVNTIQLIKRSLNQDIEVEGVVVSMYDGRTKLSSDVLKEVKKYFKDKVYKTLIPRNVRLAEAPSFGLPIVLYDDKCRGAKAYSNLTKEFLSRQSQIKRSEKLIE; translated from the coding sequence ATGAAAATAGTATCTATATTTAATCAAAAAGGCGGTGTTGGAAAGACTACAACTAGTATTAACTTAAGTTCATATTTAGCTATTCAAGGTTATAAAGTACTTGATATAGATATTGATCCGCAGGGAAATACTACTAGTGGGCTTGGTTTTGATAAGGCAGCTATAGAGGAATCAATATATGATGTATTGACTTCAGATATAGAATTGGATGACGTTATAAGAAAATGCGAGCTTATAGATAACTTTTATGCAGCACCTTCTAATATGGAATTAGCAGGTGCAGAAGTTGAACTTATAAATAAAAATGAAAGGGAATCTATATTAAAGAAAAAGATTAATAATTTAAAGCAAGAGTTTGATTTTATATTTATAGATTGTCCTCCTTCTCTAGGATTACTAACTATTAATGCATTGACATGTTCAAATAGTGTTCTTATACCTATACAATGTGAATTTTATGCACTAGAGGGAGTTGGACAACTAGTTAATACAATACAACTTATAAAAAGATCATTAAATCAAGATATTGAAGTAGAAGGCGTAGTAGTAAGTATGTATGATGGGAGAACCAAATTATCAAGTGATGTTTTAAAAGAAGTTAAAAAATATTTTAAGGATAAAGTGTATAAAACTTTGATTCCTAGAAACGTAAGACTAGCAGAAGCACCTAGCTTTGGGCTGCCTATAGTTTTATATGATGATAAATGCAGAGGTGCTAAAGCATATAGTAATTTAACAAAAGAATTTTTAAGTAGGCAGTCTCAGATAAAAAGGAGTGAAAAATTAATTGAGTAG
- the noc gene encoding nucleoid occlusion protein: MQKNINYVPVDLILPNVYQPRKYFDEESLDELAQSIRTYGIIQPLSVRKIGEDKYELVSGERRLRAAKKAGLKEVPTIIVDISDKDSAAIALLENLQRENLNFIEEAEAYYNLIKEYSYTQEKLAQIIGKKQSTIANKIRILRLTQEIRDMLLENNLTERHARALLKLPTVELQKKVLNLVIKKSLNVKKTEELINKELEESIKGKEKKVNKKIKGIFSPRVYINTVRQVFDKYGLNAQYNSKDLDDKIEITITIPKK, translated from the coding sequence ATGCAAAAAAATATTAATTATGTGCCTGTAGATCTAATTTTGCCTAATGTATATCAACCAAGGAAATACTTCGATGAAGAAAGTTTAGATGAATTGGCTCAATCTATAAGAACTTATGGTATAATTCAACCTTTGTCTGTTAGAAAAATAGGCGAAGATAAATATGAATTGGTGTCAGGTGAAAGAAGATTAAGAGCAGCTAAAAAGGCAGGGTTAAAGGAAGTGCCAACTATAATAGTGGATATAAGTGATAAGGATTCAGCAGCTATTGCTCTTCTAGAAAATTTACAAAGAGAAAATTTAAATTTTATAGAAGAAGCTGAAGCTTACTATAACCTTATAAAAGAATATTCTTATACGCAGGAAAAACTTGCACAGATAATAGGCAAAAAACAATCCACTATTGCAAATAAAATTAGAATATTAAGGTTGACACAGGAAATTAGGGATATGCTCTTAGAAAATAATTTAACAGAAAGACATGCTAGAGCACTGCTAAAACTTCCAACTGTTGAGTTACAGAAAAAAGTACTTAATTTAGTTATAAAAAAATCCTTGAATGTAAAAAAGACTGAAGAGCTGATAAATAAGGAATTAGAGGAAAGCATTAAAGGTAAAGAGAAAAAAGTTAATAAAAAGATAAAGGGAATATTTTCTCCTAGAGTTTATATTAATACGGTTAGACAAGTATTTGATAAATATGGACTTAACGCACAATATAATTCTAAAGATTTAGATGATAAAATAGAAATAACAATAACGATTCCTAAAAAATAA
- the rsmG gene encoding 16S rRNA (guanine(527)-N(7))-methyltransferase RsmG yields MNYFDIMKDACDDVNINFDEKAYDKFVKYKDMIIEWNKKINLTAITDEDEIIKKHFIDCINIFKFIPLKGAKNVIDIGTGAGFPGIPMKIVKNDLNITLLDSLNKRINFLNAVIDKLELTNINTIHGRAEDYARKQEYREKADAVVSRAVANLTVLSELCIPYVKVGGYFIAMKGPAVVDEIEEAQNAISILGCKVEDIIEVDIKDSDLNHNLVVIKKLKHTNNTYPRKPGIVSKKPLK; encoded by the coding sequence ATGAATTATTTTGATATAATGAAAGATGCTTGCGATGATGTAAATATTAATTTTGATGAAAAAGCTTATGATAAATTTGTTAAATACAAAGATATGATAATTGAATGGAATAAGAAAATAAATTTAACAGCTATTACTGATGAAGATGAAATAATAAAAAAACATTTTATTGACTGCATAAATATATTTAAATTTATACCGTTAAAAGGAGCAAAAAATGTTATTGATATAGGCACTGGTGCTGGCTTTCCCGGCATCCCTATGAAAATCGTTAAAAATGATTTAAATATAACATTATTAGATTCTTTAAATAAAAGAATAAATTTTTTAAATGCAGTAATAGATAAACTTGAATTAACTAACATAAATACCATTCACGGTAGAGCAGAAGATTATGCAAGAAAACAAGAATATAGAGAAAAAGCAGATGCTGTAGTATCACGTGCAGTAGCTAATCTCACAGTATTAAGTGAATTATGTATTCCTTATGTTAAAGTTGGTGGATATTTTATTGCAATGAAGGGACCAGCTGTAGTAGATGAAATTGAGGAAGCTCAAAATGCTATTTCTATTCTTGGATGTAAGGTAGAGGATATAATAGAAGTTGATATAAAAGATAGTGATTTAAACCATAATCTTGTAGTTATAAAAAAATTAAAGCACACAAATAACACATATCCAAGAAAGCCGGGGATAGTTTCTAAAAAGCCTTTAAAATAA